The Stigmatopora argus isolate UIUO_Sarg chromosome 1, RoL_Sarg_1.0, whole genome shotgun sequence genome segment aaaaaagtattttgtacgTCCGAGCGCTGTGGCCAAACAAAGAACGAAATTACGTGACGAAGTTGCGATTTTAAGACGGTCCGGTCATACATTGTCACATGACGAGATTAGAGAGGAaatatgacaagtttctcgtaccAGAACGAGTCACAATTGCTACGAGAAATAGCGTTGCATtgtgactaccgtattttcacgactataaggcgcacataaaagtctaaaatgttctccaaaatagacagggcgccttattatccagtgcgctttatatatggaccaatactaaaattgttatcacgataaaatctaatgaatcagttgatagggtacaccggcTCTACTATTTTAcctgtagacaaagtactgcacaatggctgctgggatatgtagttcttttgtcaatacacccgatggattgtggcctgtatacatcgacatcaatacagcttgacaaagcatgggaagcaccgttggaaaagttacgctagctaccagctagctactattggcgaatggattgtggccgcctggacgaacgtataaaactcagcgttttcgatgactcatttggacaattgtccaattgggacacagaaaatgaggactttgatggttttgtgggtgatgatgacatgagtacgttgtaaaatgcttaaataaagtacaacccaactccgttttgcttccgttgccttttaaaaaacgtgtttttagcgtgtgtccgtatgtttaagctggtgtatgttttgccatgcctggctgcgtctttaaaaacggtgcgtccttagtgtgtgtgtcaaatacagaaatagcattcgttactgacactgcgcctttaaatgccatgcgccatatagtcgtgaaaatacgctaCTTTCAAGTCTTATCCCAAATGCCTCCAAATcaccaggaagtgaccaatTAGCAAGAggtaaaaacgtgtttttagcgtgtgggtgtagcgtgcaagaactatatatcccagcagtcactgcgcaccggaaactgGAAATAGGCTGCTCCCGGTAGCCAACGCTAGCTATTGCgtttagatattcatatataatatataacatatatgcgtctttaaaaacggtgcgtcctttgtgtgtttaaaatacagaaatagcactcgttactgacactgcgcctttaaatgcgatgcgccatatagtcgtgaaaatacggtagattgaAGTGGGACTCGCCCTCGTTTAAAGTCGTAATGTGACCAGATTCAAGTCATCGTACGAAGACGAACGGAGAGTCGGAATATTACAAGATGGAAGTGGTGGTCTTGGGCcaagaaaaatgattaattaagtggtagaatttgaaataaattggatCTCCCATTCTTGTTGATCTTAATGGAAGCGGGCCTAGTGCTACGTTAGTAGCTAGCTGCTAATTTAGCCAATTTATTCGTATGCTAACCACTGGAATGTCGTAATACGCTCGACTTTTCCGTCGTGCTCACACTACGTCTTTATCGTCGTCGTCCTTTCTTTGTTTGGCCACCGTACTCGCCGTACTTTTGCAATTCCATACGATAAAAAGCGTCTTGTTTCCGTGCAAAGCGACTTTTGGCACCTGGACTCGCAAGCAGCGTTGCACCCGCGCCAGCCTCCAAAAAACGCCGTTATCGGGAATCGGACACCAAAATCTACGGCCGCCGGCTCCGCCCCTTTTCCAAAAAGTCCAATCGCGTGGCGTCCAATCACGATAAACTCCCAAAAATGGTTGAAGAAACAAGCATTCATTGACTTGAATGGGAATGTTGCCAgaaggcggccatcttggtaagGGGTAACGACAGCTCTTTCAATGCTTTTGCCATCAATTCATGAGTTCATCACTCACTCGTTCATTTACTCGTTGTCAATCACCCCGATTGAAATGGCGCCCGATGCCAGGTGGATTTAGGAGGCCAAAAAAACCGGTGCAACGCTGCTTTGAGTAGAATTTTGTTGTCTGAGACCACTTTCCTATCTCTAAGGCCACGCCACGTTCACGCCACAACGGAAAAGCAGTGTTTTTATTGGCTAAACAATCCATAGAAAGACGCAAAAGTGGACAAAACGTGCTAAAACCACGTGTAGTGTGCATCTTTAGCCAGTAGGTGGCAGCACCACTAAAACTTGAATCTCGTTTGCCCTGCTATTTGTTTTTACGGTATAGAAACTGCGTTCAACTTGATGGGAGGGCGTTTTTGGCGTCATCCCCCTTTTTTTGGGAGGTCGCGTTGTGGCGTGAACGTGGCCCGAGCGGCGGAATGTAGAGAGGCAGAAAAATGGGAGAACTAACAGGAACCATTACCAACCGCGTATTCTCGGTCCGTCCAATCACATAGAAGCAAGGCTCGCCTAATTTGGAGTTGGTCATGCAAAGAGACAAACTGGAGAGCTCCACTGACAAtgggaggagaagaagaagaagaagaggaagtagAAGAAGAAAGGGTAAAGAAAAGAAGTGAAAGGAGAGCAAAGAACGTCAAGGAAGGCCAGAAACGGAAGGCAGTTGCTGGCAAAACGGCCCTCCTTCTCACCGTAGTCGGGCACGAATCCGTTGCCCTTCTTGAGGACCAGGCGGACGCGCCGGCCCCCTCGCCGGATCTCCTCCACCGCTTGGGCGTGGCTCATCCCCGCCGTGCTCTCGCCGTTGATCTCCACCAACTGGTCGCTCACCTAAAAGGCGGACGAGAGGATTTTCAAAGGTTCCTTTGACAAGAACTGACCACACTTTGGCTAGCTTTGGCTGGCTCCGCCCACCTCGCGCGCTCACCTGTATCTTGCGGCTGCGCGAGGCGGGCCCGCCCTCCATGAGGGCCAGGACGTAGAGGCCCATGTTGTACTCGCCGCCCCCCCGGAGGCTGAAACCGAAGCCCGAGGGTCCCCGATCCAAGTCCACGCTGTAGTACCGGGAATCGCGCTGGGGGCGCCAGCGCGCCGACTTCCCGCGCCCCGCCTCCTTCTCGGCCGAAAGGCCGCTCGAGTCTGACcggacaaaaaataataataataataataaaaatcaccTGGATGGGATATCTATCCGAAACtggcattaaaataaacaattgacAGCTGCGCTTTCACTCCCGTCCACTAGTGGGCAGCGCGGAGCTGAGTCCGTCGGGATGTAGCTACAATTCTGCTCTTAAGACCGTTTGGACTAAGGAAGGTCTCCGCTAATAATGTTTTAATAAAGGCCAAAGGTTGTTAGTTaaaagacggacggacggaataAGGCGCGGCAAGCCGACTCACAGGTGCTGGGCCGCGGGACGATGGTAAGGCGGAGAGTGTCGCCGGCTCGACGGAGGATCTGCGCCAGCTCGCGGTGGGGCAGCTTGACCACCGAGCGTCCTTCCACCGCCTCCAGTCGGTCGCCGGGTCGGATCTGACCGCTCTTGGCCGCTGGGCTGCCTCGCCGCACCGTCACGAAGCGATGGGGCAGGAGCGAGGTGGCTGGGGGGCGGACAGAGGGACAGGGTAAACaaagtgggagggggggttaGATTTGGCAACCGGAAGTGGCCCGCAATAATCAGGAAATGACCTCGGATTGGCCCAAAATGCTCCGAGACTAATGGAAGGTTAACAgcaagtgacctggaaatgcttTCAAATTTACAGGAGGCGACCTTCAAAGttaaaccaacaggaagtgaccgaaaATAATCAGAAAGTGACCTTAGAATACCCCAAAATCTACAGGAAAtgactaaaatcaacaggaaatgactaaaaatcaacaggaaatgactaaaaatcaacaggaagactaaaaatcaacaggaaatgacctaaaataaTCAGAAAGTGGCCTTGAaatacccccaaatcaacaggaaatgacctaaaataaTCAGAAAGTGACCTTGAAATACCCCCAAATCCACAGGAAATTACTAAAAATCAACAGGCAGTGACCTATAAATGCTGCAAAACTGAGGGCAGGTGCCTGTATATGCACAGGAAGTGAGCAAAAATAATCAGGAAGTGACATAggaatggcccaaaatcaacaggaagtgacccataatgATCAGGAAGTGACATAggaatggcccaaaatcaacaggaagtgacccataatgATCAGGAAGCGACCCAAAATGATCAGGAAGTAATTTAGGAATGGCCTAAAAAAGTGAGCCCCACACAACGGGACTCTGCTAAGTAACTTAGTCAAAATATCCCGCGTTAGACATGACATGTTTTCCCAAAGTGACCAACGTGTAATAAGAGTGAATGTAACGCCCGAGCAGCCACCTCCGCAAACGGGATTATTTGGCCACGTTGCCATGTCGTTAGCCTCTAATCTCGCCCACGCGCAAATGGCCATCAAAGCAGAAGCTTTGCTACTTagcgtgcgcgcgtgcgtccGTCCGTCGTACGTTAGCGCAACGTCCAGCTCGGCCAAATGACGCGTTGGCGGGCCAAGCTAGCGCGCGCAAATTGTCCCGCGGCCCCATTAGGCGCGCTCCATTCCAAACGAGGTAATCCCCACGCGCTCGGCTTGAGGCTACGTGTTACGCGCTACAACTACGCTAATGCCACTCGTGCAGACTAATGCGGCACGCTCCATTTAGCGCGATTCCGCCCGCTACGCTAACCCCGCTTGGGCAGCAAGTGGCCCGGGAGTTAAGCGTTCACGGGGCACTCGTTCCACTCGATGGCGGGAAAGGCGGGCGTTCACGGCCAGGAAGTGagacaaaaacaacaggaagtgacccaggaatatcccaaaatcaacagaaagtgacacaaaaacaacaggaagtgacacaaaacaacaggaagtgacccaggaatgtcccaaaatcaaaagaaagtgacacaaacaacaggaagtgacacaaaaacaggaaatgacccaggaatgtcccaaaatcaacagtgacacaaaaacaacaggaagtgacccaggaatgtcccaaatcaacagaaagtgacacaaaaacaacaggaagtcacacaaaaacaggaagtgacccaggaatgtcccaaaatcaacagaaagtgacacaaaaacaacaggaattgacccaggaatgtcccaaaatcaacagaaagtgacacaaaaacaacaggaagtgacccaggaatgttccaaaatcaacagaaagtggcacaaaaacaacaggaagtgacacaaaaacaggaagtgacccaggaatgtcccaaaatcaacagaaagtcaccCATAAATTCCACAAAATGAAGTGGAAGAGACTCCAAATCTACAGGACGTTACctaacaacaggaagtgacatagtGGTACCCCAAAATAAGAGGGAAATGATGGAGAAATATCCTGCAATTACAAGGATGTCAGCCCCAAACCCCAGGAAACCACCAAGGGTTGACGCCAAATCTggggaatgccccaaaatagaGAGGAAGTggtcaaaaatcaacaggaaatgacctttACTCGCCAAGTATTTCGAAAAACAAGGTTTGATCAAAAGTTTTTTCAATTGGCGCGCTATCCAAATGGCTATTTTAGCATCCAAATTTCGCCACGGACGAACGGACGTATGGAAACGGCGCCGGCGATGAATTACGTTTGGACTCCTTGATGCTCCTCAAAGCCGACTGCAGTCTTTCCAGCATGGCTCTCCGAGAAGACGTGATAAAAATGAATCGTAAAAAGCCTCCTCAGTCCGGCGCCATCTTCGGCGCTCCGTGTCGTCGTTTCGCTCCGGCGTACGGGCGACGATAGCAGAGCGGTTGAGGGGGGGAGGAGCCGGGGAGGGACGGCGTTATGGCTCGGaaatcgagagagagagagagagagagagagagagaaagctgcAGGCCGGCCGCCAGAGTTTTAATCTCTCAGAAAAATGCACACCGGACGTTTTTACTGCGTGCGGCGGCTGGGGAAAGAGAGCCCAGTCCACGTGGGCGGGGCTTGCGCAGAGGAGCCGGGTCCAATTCCCAgggatttggacgtctattgccgtcaatggcaggacaGAAGTTGAAAGGAATGAACCCTGCAGACCACTTGCACTTTTAAGTCCAGGTCCTTTACAGGAAGTCCAATTTCAAGCAATGAAGCTCcaagttcaattcattttgggtCGTcttggatccaagatggcggcgcgcacgggtgcagtggcTCAATGCTTACCAATTTGGTCATACAGctaggtatgatgacaattaggcttttgccGAGTCAATGACGATGACAAAGCCTGTccgatttttattattattattactattagcTAGTTTTGGGCCATTgacatgtcacttcctgtttggccTCAGGTTTTGGCCCATTTTATGACATCATGGATCCAAAGATAATCCTGCAATCAGGGCGTTTGAGCGCTTGCTAAAAGAGTCCACCATCTGTTTGTTTCAAAATTAATCATCATAATATACAGCAATCATACTAAGTGGCAGCCGCAGAGTTAAAATGTCAATCAgaaccacttcctgttgatttggggttatTTCTGTGGATTTTACTTCCTTTCAAGGTcacttcttgtttgttttggcgGCATTTACAGCTGACTTCTTGTTTCGTTTTAATTCGAGATCACTTACTGTtcattttggctcacttcctgttcatttgggctcacttcctgttcatttgggctcacttcctgttcatttgggctcacttcctgttcatttgggctcacttcctgttcatttgggctcacttcctgttcatttgggctcacttcctgttcattttggctcacttcctggtCTCTTTGACATTGAAGCATATTGATTTGGGTAACTTCCTAATGATTTTGGAGGcctttacaggtcacttcctgtttaggGTTTTTGGCGGCATTTACAGATCAATTTCTTCTTGTTTAGTTTGAATTcgagatcacttcctgttcatttaggCTCATTTCCTGGTCACTTTTACATTGTAGCATATTTGGGTCactttacaggtcacttcctgttaacttGGCTTAATTTCCAGTTCATGTTGGTTTTGTCCAATGAGTGGTGGcaagccatttttttcatcGTTTACGTAGCCTATTCGTGACATTTTTTCAATTCTTTGGAGCCCATCTGAGCAGGAAGCGCGGGGGTGCTGGGGACGTACCTTTGGCGTTCTCCAGATCCTGCGAGGCCACCACGAATCCGAAACCCTCCCCCGGCTTCCGCCTCAGCTCCACTTGGAAGCCTCTCGGGGGCGGGGCCCTCCGCCCTTCCGGCGTTTCCGGTCCCCGACGGGCGACCTCTCCCGGCGCCGCCCCCGTCCAGTCTTTGGGACCCAAGGTCAGCGTGACGGGAACCGAACCCAGGAAGCTGGTGCTCTGGATCAGCGAGGAACCCGGCGGCGAGGCGACGACCCGGGCGTCGCCGGGttgcgacggcggcggcggtggcgccgCTGGATAGGCGCctgatggggggaaaaaagtcaggGAGCGCTGGGTAAGCCGGGGGTGCCGGGGGAGCGGTGCCAAAGGGGAGGCTTTACCTCCCCTGTAGACCAGAAGGATGACTTCTCCCAGTTTGGTGTGCTCCTGAAGAACCGCTTGAAGCTGGGAAAGACAACACGTCACGTCTGGCTAGGCTAACTCAGAGGCGCAACAATCAAGTACCGGATTTActcccatataagccgccccgcgtataagccgtacccttcaaATGGttcaatttgacattttttctcgtgtataagccgcccccgattcccaattttcccttccatattcatggtttcaagtacaaatgtgttattttgaagggaaaatcttcagaaaaataatCGCACATGCTATTTctcagatactgtatgaatccaaaacacatttttagggtcactatcataaggaattaattcaacCCGTAATGGTTAGGGGTTAggccctaacccctaaccctaaccattaggggttagggttcttactgcaaaacagaaaataaccaacaaatagtaaatgttactttggcgacatctactggtgacaaAGAggatagcaagtcttgtgcgcctataagccttacccttgagTCATCATTgatttttgttacaaatgcggcttatatgcgagaaaatccggTACCAAGTTTGCAATTCCCTCGCCGGCGCCCCGTTTACCTGGGCCAGGTCGAGGCTCTTGACGTCGGCGCCGTTGATCTTGACAATGGCGTCCCCCGGCCGCAGGGCGCGGCAGCGCTCGCGGTCCCAGATTTTCCCCACCACGGCGGCGGGCCCGGCGGGGCCGCCGCCCGTCACGCTGAATCCCAGGGCCCCGCCTCCCAGGGCCACCGGGACCAGCTCCCCAGTGGggggcggcgccgccgccgcccggaAACGGGAGGGGCCCGGCGAGGACCAAGGCCGCTCGGGCCAGCGCGGCAGCGGGAGGCGGGACGCCGGCGGCGTGGGGGCGGAGGATAGGTCGCTCTCCGACGACTTGACGGAAGCGGCGTGACGGAAGGGGCGGCGGGGCGTCGACAGCGAGTTGTTGTTGTGGTTGCGGATCAGCCACGCCCTGATTAAGGAAAAAGACTAGAGTCTAGACCctgaatgtaagacgacccccactttttcagtcttagtTCAATGCTAAAACGGTAAAGTCGATGAAGAAAATGGAAATGGCTGACCTGTGCGAACCGATGGCCGAGACCACTTCGCTATCGCTCTGGCTAGCCGCCGCCTCCGGTGACCGCAAGCGGGCCCAGGAGAGGGGCGGAGATCTTGCGGGTCCCTCGGCCAGGAAGTGACTCCTCCCCAAGTGGATTTCGCCGGCCGCGGGGGAGCCTCTCCCGACTCCCGTTCCCCGGCCCGCGGGGCGAGCCCTGCGGACGGCGACTTCCACGGCGCCCCCCGTCGGCACCGACTCCAGCATCTCCACCACCTCCCGGTGGGACGCCCCCAGCACGCACACGCCGTCCACGTAGGCCAGGACGTCGGCTGTGGACGCGTATGTTAAAAGCGCCCCACCCCGAAGGAATTGGTCAGGGGCGCCGGCGCCCGCTCACCCGTCCGGAGGGCCTGGGGTCCGTCGGGCGCCACGGCGTAGACCTGAAGGAGCTCGCCGGGCTGGCCGCCGCCCACCACGTGGAAGCCGAAGCCCCCGGGGCCCTTGGTCAAATGGGCGCGCACCAGCCGCTCTGGGCGGGGCTCAGCCGGGTTCCAtcctgacacaaaatggccgtcaTTTTGGTGAGAAAATTCCCTCGACCGTGGAAAATACTGAATGTTTACTTtttcaaaatttattttaagaaaatattttttagaaaatttgaaagaaatcatcttatttttttaaatgtcttaatAGTATATTTTGTTGATcaacaatatgattttttttccaacaaaaacaaaccccaAATCATCTAAGAAAACGCCATATTTGCTGTCTCCGCCAGAGGGCGACCTTGCCCCAATGAAGGCAAAGGCAAAAGGTCAACAGCATCCATATTTGGAACGGAAACCGTCCGCTGCTGCCAATTTCGTGACGCGTACAGCTCGATCGGAGGTCTCACCTCGAATCGGGGAGGGCGATTCTCTGGCGGGATGCTGCCGGATGCTCCTCTCCTCCCTTTTTGGGAacaaaagggcaaaaaaaaggaGCTTCACGATGCTGGATGCCGAGGTACCGCTAGTTCACGCACAcagtactcggacgattcgccgaaagacgtttggccaacggacagttcgccgaacggacgtttcgccgcttgccccgcccccggatcgtgtgtaggtttttcaacctcggcccgcatgttatctgtaacgggccgtatatggcccgcgggccgaggttgaaaaacatgtacgtacacgatccgggggcggggcgagcatttcggcgaaacgtccgttcggcgaactgtccgtcggccaaacgtccgtcggcgaagcatctttcggcgaatcgtccggttacGCATGGACATAGGGTGAGTTAGGATAGGACGGCTGTTTTAGGGCTATCGTGGCTCTGGCTCACTGTTCGTAGAACGCGGCGTCCACGTCCAAGTCCTCGTCCACCGGCTCGCCCAAGACCTCGTCCCAGTCCGCTTCGGCCAGGGACGATCCCCCGTTGGCCAGCGAGACCCGTTCCTGGACCTCGCTCCACGGCCCCGCCGGGGAATCTGCCCCACCTGGATCCACCACCAGAGGGAGCCAAAAATGAGACGTTCAAACACCTCCAAAATGCCATGAAGagtcattttaaattaaaaagccatGGACTGACCTGGCCCGCCTTTTTCCAGGTTGCTGAGCGACTTGCTGCGGGCGCGAAACTTCCGGAGCAGCTGGCGGTGTTGGGCGTAGCTGACGGGCTGATTCTCCGCCCCCACGTGGACGGGGCGGGGCGTGCCGTAGTAATTCCCTGCAAATTTTCCTTTAAACATTCGTGGGAATGCTTAGTGATGTCGATCGTTTGTTTTTACCCGCAAATTTTCCGCTCTCCAGCAGCGCCCCCGACTCCTCCAGAGAAAAAAACTCCTCCACGGACAGGAAGTTGTAATCGGTCCCGGCCGTCTCGCCCGCCCTCGCCGCCCTGGTGGTACCTGGCGAAAGGGAAGTCGGCGGTTTTTGTCTTTCTCCGTTCAGCCGATCGATAGGAACCCGATGAAATATTCACGAGGCGTCGTCGAGATGGGTCGCCATCCCAACTCGGCTTCCCCCTTCGTTTTAGAGGTCATTTCCAATCGgtattgggtcacttcctggatGACTCcgtttgttttgttcattttctgtacaatttgggtcattttttgatcattccaAGGGATTTGGGATCGATTCCCTTACATTTTAGGCCATATTTTGGATGCCGCGCATTTAATTTGAAGCCATTTGACGGTTCATTTCCTCTGCGATGCCATTTTGGGAGATttaagggtcacttcctgtacatcaATGTCCTATTGTACTATTATTGCAGTTTGCAGCTAGGCTGCTAGGAAGGAGAAGTGAGGGTTAGGGTCGGCGGTGGTGCCGTCTGACAGTCTCCCCTCCCCCCTTCCGGCTAATTAACGCTCTCCCTGATCCACCTGCTGATAGCAAAGCTAATTACAGTCTTCTCATTTGCAGACAAGTCTCGCGGGGGACGGAGGGACGGACGCTTTGCATTTTTACATCGTCACTGGGactgaattggacatctggtgCTTTCCGTGGCAGGTGAACAACGGTTAAACTGGGAGTGAGCCCAAAAATGACCCcattaggtcacttcctgttgttttggcaTCACTTCCTATGGATTTGGGagtatttttgggtcacttcctgtggttTTGGCATCACTTCCTAtttatttgggggcatttccgggtcacttcctgttgttttgctatcacttcctattgattttggggcatttcagggtcacttcctgttgttttgccatcacttcctattgatttgtgggaatttccaggtcacttcctgttgttttgccATCACTCCCTATTCATTaaggggcatttccaggtcacttcctgttgttttggctttacttccttttgatttgggggcatttccgggtcacttcctgttgttttgccatcacttcctattgatttctgggcatttacgggtcacttcctattgtttTGGCATCACTTCCTATGTATTTGGGGGTaattccgggtcacttcctgtttttttgccATCACTTCCTATGTATTTGGGGGcgtttccgggtcacttcctgttgttttggcatcacttcctattgatttggggatatcttcgggtcacttcctgttgttttgccatcacttcctattgatttgggggcattcctggtcacttcctgttgttttggcatcacttcctattgatttgggggCGTTTCCGGTCACTTCCCATTGAATTGAATAGTTTAAGACCAGATAAGTGTATGAAAGGGTCACATTGCGTCCAACTtctttgacacaaaatggccgacatggGACGAATGACAGGAACCGGCTTCTACCTAAAGTACATTTCAAATGAGTTTTTGGACGGCAACGGTACTCAGACTGGAGTAGATTTTCTCGGCTCCTCCTTCTTCCttcgccaaaaaaaaaaaaatggagattgacgtgtatttttttccgtgttgcTATTTGTAGCACCTCTGCTCGACGGCGCCGTCGAGGCCGACTTTAAAACGTCTTCAAAGGAGCTCATCTCCCGACGAAATCAGACGCTCGCCTTCAAATAGCTTTTTAATTCTCAATTTTTGTCAAATTCGCCATTTTCAACTCCAAATCCCAAAAAATGACTGGACTAACACTTAGGGGCGGGAAACTCTGAGGTTGCATCCAGTTCATGTTAggacatttctgggtcacttcctgtttacatTTTGATTCGCCATAACGTGCTGGAAGCATTCACCACCAGGAAATGAgccaaaatggacaggaagtgacccgcaaATGTTCGAAAACGAGACGGATTGCACTAGTTTAGCGACCCGCCCACTCCCGGGCGGGGCCATCCGCCGCGATGTCCGACCCGCCAATCAAAAACCCGCAAACGTCACTCCGACGGCGCGCCGCTCCCCGAGCCGCCTCGGGACGGAGACGGATTAGGCAGAAAGCTCCGGAAGGCGGGGCCTTCCCCTGACAGAGGTCAGGGGGTCAAAACGGCACGTCAATCATCCTTTGAATAATCATCCTCGTCTTaggaaaatctttaaaaaaataggaaaagggGCTCTTGGGGGGCACCAAAATGCGGTAGAGTACACTCACGCGACCTACTTCCCGTGCTAACGGCGAGGATTAGAAGACGCTAAAGGTTAAGACGCCTGTCGTGCGAGCTGGGGCGAAACGGCGAAGGCACAGgcccctcccacattcaaatCCAGCGCGTCCACTGCCATCCACGGAAGGAACGGGAAGAAAAACTACGGGACTATCCGGCGAGGTGACATTTCTCGTCTTGGACGGGTCCCCCCGCCCCGCCAGATGACATTTGTgccccgccccccaaaaaacgaagaCGCCGTCAAAGGCCAATCAGGAAGAGGCTACTCACAAGGTACGGTCCGCAGGTGAAGGTTCTGCCGGATGACTTGCTGGAGTTGAGCGTCCACCGAGCCTGGCGTGAAGCACTTACTCAGGTAGAGTCGGAGATCCTCGCACAGGGTGGCGCCTGCCCAAATGGGGGCggggcgtggcgtggcgtggcgtggcgtggcgtggagGACCccagaaaacaaaacaagccgCCGTCACTTCCCGTTCTTTCGTCAAATGGACACGGCGCGTTAAAACGTGGACGGCGGAATGACCCCGGGTTGCTCGTAAATCGGGTCCGAATAACCTTGAGCCCGTTGGGCTTTTACTCAAGCGTCCGTCCGCTCGTTAACGGCggcgccatttttttatttgcccgCCAACAGGCGTGATTTACCAGGGCAAATAAACGAGGCTGTTTGGCTATTAAACGCCGGCCTTTACGGAGGGAGGATTTATGGGGAGAGCTAAGGTCGTTGGCGAGTGACTTTTAGTTCCCGAGCTAGCGCTTGGTTTTCAGGGACTTCCTGTGGATTTGGCTCACCGGCCGCGTATTTCCCGTTC includes the following:
- the LOC144087000 gene encoding membrane-associated guanylate kinase, WW and PDZ domain-containing protein 3-like isoform X4; translated protein: MYIDAFKRILFERLNCLKRMCVCQRHESSLAMSKTAAARRQHWRSRTRDSWLTSPGEAGLAVGGGADYGEFPFVTAAPPDGPAVGDVVLEVGGTPVLGMTLGDVRGVLDSCPPPVCLKTVAPGATLCEDLRLYLSKCFTPGSVDAQLQQVIRQNLHLRTVPCTTRAARAGETAGTDYNFLSVEEFFSLEESGALLESGKFAGNYYGTPRPVHVGAENQPVSYAQHRQLLRKFRARSKSLSNLEKGGPGGADSPAGPWSEVQERVSLANGGSSLAEADWDEVLGEPVDEDLDVDAAFYEQEERSIRQHPARESPSPIRGWNPAEPRPERLVRAHLTKGPGGFGFHVVGGGQPGELLQVYAVAPDGPQALRTADVLAYVDGVCVLGASHREVVEMLESVPTGGAVEVAVRRARPAGRGTGVGRGSPAAGEIHLGRSHFLAEGPARSPPLSWARLRSPEAAASQSDSEVVSAIGSHRAWLIRNHNNNSLSTPRRPFRHAASVKSSESDLSSAPTPPASRLPLPRWPERPWSSPGPSRFRAAAAPPPTGELVPVALGGGALGFSVTGGGPAGPAAVVGKIWDRERCRALRPGDAIVKINGADVKSLDLAQLQAVLQEHTKLGEVILLVYRGGKASPLAPLPRHPRLTQRSLTFFPPSGAYPAAPPPPPSQPGDARVVASPPGSSLIQSTSFLGSVPVTLTLGPKDWTGAAPGEVARRGPETPEGRRAPPPRGFQVELRRKPGEGFGFVVASQDLENAKATSLLPHRFVTVRRGSPAAKSGQIRPGDRLEAVEGRSVVKLPHRELAQILRRAGDTLRLTIVPRPSTYSSGLSAEKEAGRGKSARWRPQRDSRYYSVDLDRGPSGFGFSLRGGGEYNMGLYVLALMEGGPASRSRKIQVSDQLVEINGESTAGMSHAQAVEEIRRGGRRVRLVLKKGNGFVPDYVELSSLSLCMTNSKLGEPCFYVIGRTENTRLVMVPAVSPESPPPPVRVTPRSRVWLQ
- the LOC144087000 gene encoding membrane-associated guanylate kinase, WW and PDZ domain-containing protein 3-like isoform X3, producing the protein MYIDAFKRILFERLNCLKRMCVCQRHESSLAMSKTAAARRQHWRSRTRDSWLTSPGEAGLAVGGGADYGEFPFVTAAPPDGPAVGDVVLEVGGTPVLGMTLGDVRGVLDSCPPPVCLKTVAPGATLCEDLRLYLSKCFTPGSVDAQLQQVIRQNLHLRTVPCTTRAARAGETAGTDYNFLSVEEFFSLEESGALLESGKFAGNYYGTPRPVHVGAENQPVSYAQHRQLLRKFRARSKSLSNLEKGGPGGADSPAGPWSEVQERVSLANGGSSLAEADWDEVLGEPVDEDLDVDAAFYEQEERSIRQHPARESPSPIRGWNPAEPRPERLVRAHLTKGPGGFGFHVVGGGQPGELLQVYAVAPDGPQALRTADVLAYVDGVCVLGASHREVVEMLESVPTGGAVEVAVRRARPAGRGTGVGRGSPAAGEIHLGRSHFLAEGPARSPPLSWARLRSPEAAASQSDSEVVSAIGSHRAWLIRNHNNNSLSTPRRPFRHAASVKSSESDLSSAPTPPASRLPLPRWPERPWSSPGPSRFRAAAAPPPTGELVPVALGGGALGFSVTGGGPAGPAAVVGKIWDRERCRALRPGDAIVKINGADVKSLDLAQLQAVLQEHTKLGEVILLVYRGGKASPLAPLPRHPRLTQRSLTFFPPSGAYPAAPPPPPSQPGDARVVASPPGSSLIQSTSFLGSVPVTLTLGPKDWTGAAPGEVARRGPETPEGRRAPPPRGFQVELRRKPGEGFGFVVASQDLENAKATSLLPHRFVTVRRGSPAAKSGQIRPGDRLEAVEGRSVVKLPHRELAQILRRAGDTLRLTIVPRPSTYSSGLSAEKEAGRGKSARWRPQRDSRYYSVDLDRGPSGFGFSLRGGGEYNMGLYVLALMEGGPASRSRKIQVSDQLVEINGESTAGMSHAQAVEEIRRGGRRVRLVLKKGNGFVPDYVELSSLSLCMTNSKLGEPCFYVIGRTENTRLVMVPVSSPIFLPLYIPPLGPRSRHNATSQKKGDDAKNALPSS